The Ruficoccus amylovorans genome has a segment encoding these proteins:
- a CDS encoding ABC transporter permease subunit: MRVAANVFPDDAVRAATQKAQSSFATLDPVRLVWLSKALILALLALLAYVVSGLGMLVMCLIGFLLIMSMGMWDLTMLTLAMVVSATLFALILGVPLGVLAARSRSAEKVIRPVLDFMQTLPAFVYLIPAVFFFSLGVVPGAFATLIFAMPPAVRFTTLGIRQVPEEVVEAADAFGANDWQMLVKAQLPIAMPTIMAGLNQTIMLSLSMVVIVGMIGAGGLGEAVLSGIQQMEMGYGFESGLSIVILAIYLDRLTQAMGNKKKS, from the coding sequence ATGCGAGTCGCCGCCAATGTCTTTCCTGACGATGCGGTGCGGGCAGCGACTCAAAAGGCGCAGTCCTCGTTTGCGACGCTGGACCCGGTCCGACTGGTATGGCTGTCCAAGGCCCTGATCCTTGCCCTGCTCGCTTTGCTGGCCTATGTGGTCTCAGGCCTGGGCATGCTCGTCATGTGCCTGATCGGCTTTCTGCTCATCATGTCAATGGGCATGTGGGACCTGACGATGCTGACACTCGCCATGGTCGTTTCCGCAACCCTGTTTGCGCTCATCCTCGGAGTTCCTCTAGGTGTACTCGCCGCGCGCAGCAGATCTGCCGAAAAAGTCATCCGCCCGGTACTGGACTTTATGCAAACGCTTCCAGCTTTCGTGTATTTGATTCCGGCCGTATTCTTCTTCAGTCTCGGGGTCGTCCCTGGCGCCTTTGCCACGCTCATTTTCGCCATGCCGCCCGCGGTACGCTTTACGACGCTGGGCATCAGGCAAGTACCCGAGGAAGTCGTCGAAGCTGCGGACGCCTTTGGCGCCAACGACTGGCAGATGCTGGTCAAGGCCCAATTGCCGATTGCGATGCCGACCATTATGGCAGGCCTCAACCAGACCATCATGCTCTCACTGTCGATGGTGGTCATCGTCGGTATGATCGGGGCTGGCGGGCTGGGTGAAGCCGTCTTGAGCGGCATCCAGCAGATGGAGATGGGGTATGGCTTCGAGAGCGGGCTTTCCATCGTTATTCTCGCGATCTATCTCGACCGCCTCACTCAGGCTATGGGTAATAAGAAAAAGAGCTAA